A genomic window from bacterium (Candidatus Blackallbacteria) CG13_big_fil_rev_8_21_14_2_50_49_14 includes:
- the queG gene encoding tRNA epoxyqueuosine(34) reductase QueG translates to MQQRRIEPFLKDPIQVEAKAIGFDLVGVCSPEPVPHLDFYAEWLASGYAGEMHYLERHAPLKADLKSLLPEVRSVVVVACNYYSEAEPNSDFQVARYARGDDYHGLMKAMLERFAEALRTHYPALEARAFVDSGPLLERELAVRAGLGWFGKNTCLIAPGQGSWFLLGALLTNLPLPFSAPFETLHCGSCTRCLDICPTEALLAPHTLDARRCIAYLTIETREEIPLELREGIGGHVFGCDLCQEVCPWNQRFAQPTPHQAFSARPWTSEKSLAELLLLSPREFELEIAPRSPIKRPKYRGFIRNLAVVAGNSGQTALIPVLKTGLERHGQDPMLVSHFNWALERLQN, encoded by the coding sequence ATCCAGCAGCGCCGCATAGAGCCTTTTTTAAAAGACCCGATTCAGGTCGAAGCCAAAGCTATTGGCTTCGACCTTGTTGGCGTTTGTAGCCCTGAACCTGTGCCCCATTTGGATTTTTACGCCGAGTGGCTGGCTTCGGGTTATGCGGGTGAAATGCATTATCTGGAGCGTCATGCTCCGCTCAAAGCTGATTTAAAAAGCCTGTTGCCGGAGGTGCGTTCAGTGGTTGTGGTGGCCTGCAATTACTACAGCGAAGCAGAGCCTAACTCAGATTTTCAAGTGGCCCGCTATGCGCGTGGGGATGATTACCACGGCCTGATGAAAGCCATGCTTGAGCGTTTTGCCGAGGCCTTGCGCACCCATTATCCAGCGCTTGAAGCCCGTGCCTTTGTGGACTCGGGCCCTCTTTTAGAGCGTGAACTGGCAGTTAGAGCGGGTTTGGGCTGGTTTGGAAAAAACACCTGTTTGATTGCCCCAGGCCAGGGCTCCTGGTTTTTATTGGGCGCTTTATTGACCAATCTGCCCCTGCCTTTCAGTGCCCCCTTTGAAACTTTGCATTGTGGTTCCTGTACCCGTTGTTTGGATATTTGTCCCACAGAAGCTCTGCTGGCTCCCCATACCCTGGATGCCCGGCGATGTATTGCCTATCTGACGATTGAAACCCGTGAAGAGATTCCGCTTGAATTGCGGGAAGGGATCGGCGGACATGTTTTTGGCTGCGATCTCTGCCAGGAAGTCTGTCCCTGGAATCAGCGCTTTGCGCAGCCAACTCCCCATCAGGCTTTCTCGGCCCGCCCCTGGACGTCTGAAAAAAGTCTGGCGGAACTTTTATTGTTGAGCCCGCGTGAGTTTGAATTGGAGATTGCGCCCCGCAGCCCGATCAAGCGCCCCAAATACCGTGGCTTTATTCGCAATTTGGCGGTGGTTGCTGGCAACAGTGGTCAAACGGCGCTCATCCCTGTTTTAAAAACTGGTCTCGAACGGCATGGCCAAGATCCGATGTTGGTCAGTCATTTCAACTGGGCTTTGGAGCGCTTACAAAATTGA
- a CDS encoding 50S ribosomal protein L20 — protein sequence MRVKGGIVTRRRHKKILKLAKGHRGSLHTLFRPAKESVLKAMKYATMHRRTKKRDFRRLWIARINAAVRAEGIRYNAFINGLQKAGIALNRKMLSEMAIHDPQAFKTLVDKVKAQSSSAA from the coding sequence ATGCGTGTTAAAGGTGGTATTGTGACCCGCAGACGTCACAAGAAAATTCTCAAGTTGGCCAAAGGCCACCGCGGAAGTCTGCATACTCTGTTCCGTCCCGCCAAGGAATCCGTTCTCAAGGCAATGAAATATGCGACGATGCACCGTCGTACCAAGAAGCGTGATTTCCGTCGGCTTTGGATTGCGCGTATTAACGCAGCTGTGCGTGCTGAAGGTATCCGCTATAACGCGTTTATCAACGGCTTGCAAAAAGCGGGTATTGCACTCAATCGCAAAATGTTGTCTGAAATGGCAATTCATGATCCCCAGGCTTTTAAAACCCTGGTGGATAAGGTGAAAGCTCAATCCAGCAGCGCCGCATAG
- the rpmI gene encoding 50S ribosomal protein L35, which translates to MKVKMKTKRAAAKRFRLTASGKLMRRKAFKAHILTKKSSKRKRGLSAYAPVDSTDMERATLALPYPKYLR; encoded by the coding sequence ATGAAAGTAAAGATGAAGACTAAGCGCGCAGCAGCCAAGCGTTTCCGTCTTACCGCTTCTGGCAAGCTGATGCGCCGCAAAGCCTTTAAAGCTCATATTCTCACCAAGAAGAGCTCAAAGCGTAAGCGCGGACTGTCAGCCTACGCCCCTGTTGACAGCACGGATATGGAACGCGCCACACTGGCTTTGCCCTATCCCAAGTATTTGCGCTGA